A window of the Trichoplusia ni isolate ovarian cell line Hi5 chromosome 4, tn1, whole genome shotgun sequence genome harbors these coding sequences:
- the LOC113493213 gene encoding putative nuclease HARBI1 isoform X1 → MNTLLKLKMLRGSAYKEKINRRHLTDLSNCVNLPDSYLLKNCRINRLVFHHILRILEPVVPKTQRSNGIPFPLKVLVTLSFLASGSHQKTVGKDFSINISQKSVSRVIKIVVEGFNMVLNNCIVFPTTVMQRDQIKEGFYRKYHFPETIGCLDGTYVEIVCPRDDEEAFYDRKGQYSIHAQIICDADTNIIAVCCRFGGSASNAYIWNKMNIRPFIESISRQGEMSWLIADSKYPQRAWLMTPIVHAPQGTPDSQYNHFQGRTRTCIDRCISKLKGRWQCLYKRPLHYTPQQAAKIINACAVLHNLCIKAGLPDSEHYIDPEPMPAVNEVTEMPDDNVNDLYIGIEVRRQLAERIYYSV, encoded by the exons ATGAACACGCTTCTTAAACTGAAGATGTTGCGGGGCAGCGCTTACAAAGAGAAAATCAATCGAAGGCATCTTACTGATCTATCAAATTGTGTAAACTTGCCAGACTCTTATCTACTTAAGAACTGTCGCATCAACAGATTAGTCTTTCATCACATACTGAGAATATTAGAACCAGTTGTTCCTAAAACTCAGCGATCGAATGGTATACCATTTCCTTTGAAG GTCCTAGTAACTTTATCATTCTTAGCAAGTGGCTCTCACCAGAAGACAGTGGGCAAAGACTTCAGCATTAACATATCACAGAAGTCAGTGAGCCGAGTCATCAAGATTGTTGTTGAAGGGTTTAATATGGTGCTCAACAACTGCATTGTATTCCCCACTACTGTGATGCAGAGAGACCAAATTAAGGAAgg GTTTTACAGAAAATACCATTTCCCCGAAACAATAGGCTGTCTGGATGGTACTTATGTTGAGATAGTGTGTCCAAGGGATGATGAAGAAGCCTTCTATGATAGAAAAGGACAATATTCTATACATGCACAAATT aTTTGTGATGCAGACACAAATATAATAGCTGTATGCTGTCGTTTTGGCGGATCGGCGAGCAACGCGTATATTTGGAACAAGATGAACATAAGACCATTTATTGAAAGCATCAGTCGCCAGGGAGAAATGAGTTGGCTTATTG CCGACAGCAAATACCCACAACGAGCATGGCTCATGACGCCTATAGTACACGCACCACAAGGCACTCCAGATTCACAGTACAATCACTTCCAAGGAAGGACTAGGACTTGCATTGATAGGTGTATCTCCAAACTGAAGGGTCGCTGGCAATGTCTATACAAGCGGCCGTTACATTACACGCCACAGCAAGCAGCAAAAATCATTAATGCTTGTGCTGTGCTACATAATCTATGTATAAAGGCTGGTTTACCAGATTCAGAACATTACATTGACCCAGAACCAATGCCAGCTGTAAATGAAGTGACAGAAATGCCAGATGATAATGTAAATGATCTTTATATTGGTATAGAAGTGAGGAGGCAGCTTGCTGAAAGAATATATTATAGTGTTTGA
- the LOC113493213 gene encoding putative nuclease HARBI1 isoform X2, whose translation MVLVTLSFLASGSHQKTVGKDFSINISQKSVSRVIKIVVEGFNMVLNNCIVFPTTVMQRDQIKEGFYRKYHFPETIGCLDGTYVEIVCPRDDEEAFYDRKGQYSIHAQIICDADTNIIAVCCRFGGSASNAYIWNKMNIRPFIESISRQGEMSWLIADSKYPQRAWLMTPIVHAPQGTPDSQYNHFQGRTRTCIDRCISKLKGRWQCLYKRPLHYTPQQAAKIINACAVLHNLCIKAGLPDSEHYIDPEPMPAVNEVTEMPDDNVNDLYIGIEVRRQLAERIYYSV comes from the exons ATG GTCCTAGTAACTTTATCATTCTTAGCAAGTGGCTCTCACCAGAAGACAGTGGGCAAAGACTTCAGCATTAACATATCACAGAAGTCAGTGAGCCGAGTCATCAAGATTGTTGTTGAAGGGTTTAATATGGTGCTCAACAACTGCATTGTATTCCCCACTACTGTGATGCAGAGAGACCAAATTAAGGAAgg GTTTTACAGAAAATACCATTTCCCCGAAACAATAGGCTGTCTGGATGGTACTTATGTTGAGATAGTGTGTCCAAGGGATGATGAAGAAGCCTTCTATGATAGAAAAGGACAATATTCTATACATGCACAAATT aTTTGTGATGCAGACACAAATATAATAGCTGTATGCTGTCGTTTTGGCGGATCGGCGAGCAACGCGTATATTTGGAACAAGATGAACATAAGACCATTTATTGAAAGCATCAGTCGCCAGGGAGAAATGAGTTGGCTTATTG CCGACAGCAAATACCCACAACGAGCATGGCTCATGACGCCTATAGTACACGCACCACAAGGCACTCCAGATTCACAGTACAATCACTTCCAAGGAAGGACTAGGACTTGCATTGATAGGTGTATCTCCAAACTGAAGGGTCGCTGGCAATGTCTATACAAGCGGCCGTTACATTACACGCCACAGCAAGCAGCAAAAATCATTAATGCTTGTGCTGTGCTACATAATCTATGTATAAAGGCTGGTTTACCAGATTCAGAACATTACATTGACCCAGAACCAATGCCAGCTGTAAATGAAGTGACAGAAATGCCAGATGATAATGTAAATGATCTTTATATTGGTATAGAAGTGAGGAGGCAGCTTGCTGAAAGAATATATTATAGTGTTTGA
- the LOC113493214 gene encoding myb/SANT-like DNA-binding domain-containing protein 4, with protein sequence MERRKASPEQLNMLLHFLEEDKELAIGKFTGLEGRIRQTNAWIKITEKLNANSGFGSGAIKTPDKWQQTWRDWKSNVKKKAFKIRKNRFTPGCNANTQLTEAEEKILRLICTNTSVFGLSGVPETSAVSNAMAPTQSTGSTDEMCNGDPSTSNMKWPPESQHFTAADLEMSLAEGVVSDPDAGMGPNEVSSAPITGKPLWKRGRPVRLVHDRLLNLEEERIRIEKQKLMEKKRCNNIRLKMEKDRLDIERQRNLLLEKLLVAVEAVAHR encoded by the exons ATGGAGAGACGGAAAGCAAGCCCGGAACAACTGAACATGCTTTTACATTTTCTGGAAGAAGACAAGGAATTAGCGATCGGAAAATTTACGGGTCTTGAGGGGAGAATCCGTCAGACGAATGCATGGattaaaattactgaaaaaCTTAACGCTAATTCCGGTTTTGGTTCTGGTGCAATCAAAACTCCAGACAAATGGCAACAG ACTTGGAGAGACTGGAAAtcaaatgtaaagaaaaaggcttttaaaattaGGAAAAACAGATTCACACCAGGTTGTAATGCAAATACACAATTAACTGAAGCTGAGGAAAAGATCCTGAGACTTATTTGTACCAATACTTCAGTGTTTGGGCTGTCAGGGGTTCCTGAAACATCAGCTGTCTCTAATGCTATG gCTCCAACACAAAGTACAGGGTCTACTGATGAAATGTGTAATGGTGATCCATCTACAAGTAACATg AAGTGGCCTCCAGAATCTCAGCATTTCACTGCAGCTGACTTAGAGATGAGTCTAGCTGAAGGAGTGGTCTCTGACCCTGATGCTGGTATGGGACCAAATGAAGTCTCATCTGCTCCAATTACAGGCAAACCTTTATGGAAAAGAGGAAGACCAGTTA GACTTGTACATGACAGACTACTTAATTTGGAAGAAGAAAGAATAAGAATCGAGAAACAAAAGCTGATGGAAAAGAAAAGGTGTAACAATATAAGACTTAAAATGGAAAAGGATAGGCTGGATATTGAAAGGCAAAGAAACCTTTTACTAGAAaa aCTTTTAGTAGCTGTAGAAGCTGTGGCGCATCGATAA
- the LOC113493215 gene encoding general transcription factor 3C polypeptide 5 — protein MTMDSSNLNRELTGVLFPGIVKNDEKAIACLGGIRNISQVYSNAAKKRLGLSYQPHNPFIKKIFSNAKRTAGVLLKVKVKKIKDGNEIRRELISTVVVGSVKTMFRFESMCDFQYMPVHTEGPSTAKPKCILENVLPSGVDTFDFMLEPAPLMLIPASFTRFEKPICYAYTDKRYPDRASPERGESVHSKTRMLRGTQVSPYVFNLTDDLPTEPHETYLRQKDFKLETNPRLLEEIEIIKKLFEERPIWSLNLIRYQTKIRIISLKVIMPCLALYMKTGPWRSMWVKFGYDPRKDPQARIYQTLDFRLRHAAGVRSMIMSRDETSTDRERNLKRKLTEVAASASEEVAEGTVYFRPGMTPTQRHIFYQYCDIQLPEVEEILAVEPPPGYLCHIKRGWLPPNTDEICRDHMFRYVKDTLFNSSATDLKFEEHGSGSDSDSNSDDDTTVNEMDET, from the exons atgactatGGATAGTAGTAATTTAAATCGAGAATTGACTGGGGTACTTTTTCCTGGAATCGTAAAAAATGATGAGAAAGCAATCGCTTGTTTGGGTGGAATAAGAAATATATCGCAG GTGTATAGCAATGCTGCCAAGAAACGACTAGGATTATCCTACCAGCCGCATAATccatttatcaagaaaatatttagcAATGCAAAGAGAACTGCAGGAGTTTTACTTAAGGTGAAagtgaagaaaataaaagatgGAAATGAAATAAGGCGGGAACTTATATCCACTGTTGTTGTTGGATctgttaaaacaatgtttagaTTTGAAT CGATGTGTGACTTCCAATACATGCCAGTTCATACAGAAGGCCCCAGTACTGCTAAACCAAAGTGTATCTTAGAAAATGTATTACCATCAGGAGTGGACACCTTTGATTTTATGTT gGAACCGGCACCTCTCATGCTTATCCCAGCCAGTTTCACACGTTTTGAGAAACCTATATGCTATGCATACACCGACAAAAGGTATCCAGACCGCGCCTCTCCAGAGCGAGGGGAAAGTGTTCACAGTAAGACTAGAATGTTGCGAGGAACCCAAGTGTCCCCATATGTGTTCAACCTCACAGATGATTTGCCAACTGAACCCCATGAAACTTATTTACGGCAAAAAGATTTTAAGCTCGAAACAAATCCACGGTTGTTAGAGGagattgaaattattaaaaag CTCTTTGAGGAGAGACCTATTTGGTCATTAAACTTGATAAGATATCAAACAAAAATCAGGATAATATCATTGAAAGTGATCATGCCTTGCTTAGCTCTATATATGAAAACTGGTCCATGGAGGTCTATGTGGGTGAAGTTCGGATACGATCCTAGGAAGGACCCTCAAGCAAGGATATATCAGACTTTAGACTTCAGGTTAAGACATGCAG CGGGCGTGCGCTCCATGATAATGTCTCGTGACGAGACGTCGACGGACCGGGAGCGCAACTTGAAGCGGAAGTTGACGGAAGTGGCCGCGTCCGCGTCCGAGGAGGTCGCAGAGGGGACTGTTTACTTCCGACCCGGCATGACGCCGACACAGCGACATATATTCTATCAG TACTGTGACATACAGTTACCGGAAGTGGAAGAGATACTGGCAGTAGAGCCCCCCCCTGGGTACCTGTGTCACATAAAGCGCGGCTGGTTACCGCCCAACACGGATGAGATCTGCCGCGACCATATGTTCCGATATGTTAAGGATACACTGTTCAATTCGAGCGCTACTGACTTGAAGTTTGAG gAGCATGGGAGTGGCAGCGACAGTGACTCAAATTCAGACGATGACACTACTGTTAACGAAATGGATGAAACCtga